In the Candidatus Krumholzibacteriia bacterium genome, AAGAAAAGCGCAACAGGCGAAGAAGGAAATGATCGAGGCCAATGTCCGGCTGGTGATCTCCATTGCCAAACGATACACGAACCGCGGGCTTGAGTTTCTGGACCTGATCCAGGAGGGCAATGGCGGCCTGATGCGTGCCGTGGACAAGTTCGATTATCGAAAGGGCTACAAGTTCTCCACCTATGGCACCTGGTGGATCCGCCAGGCCATCACCCGTGCCATTGCCGATCAGGCTCGCACGATCCGGGTTCCCGTCCACATGATAGAAGCCATCAACAAGGTGAACCGCGCCCAGCGCAAACTCACCCAGGATCTGGGTCGTGATCCCTCGGAGAAGGAGGTCTCTGACTTTCTGAACTTCCCCCTGGACAAGGTCAAGGCCGTGATGCGCGCGGGGGTGGAGCCGGTCAGTCTGGATCGCCCCATCGGTGAGGACGAGGACAGCAATCTCGGAGACTTCATCGAGGATGTGGGAATCCGAAGCCCCGCCGAGGTCGCAGCCCACTCCATGCTGGAGGATCGTCTGACGCATGTTCTTTCCACCCTCACCCGACGCGAAGAGAAAGTCATCCGACTGCGCTTCGGCCTGGGAGACGGAACTCCTCGGACTCTTGAAGAGGTGGGAACCATTTTCCGGGTGACCCGCGAGCGTGTTCGTCAGATTGAGGCCAAGGCTATTCGGAAACTTCAGCACCCGAGTCGTGCCCGCAAGCTCAAGGGTTATGTTGAGAATTTCTAGCGGAACCGGATCCCCGGGGATTCGTTGCCTGGTCGGAGAAAGCCATTTCAAAGGGGTCCATAGCTCAGTTGGTTAGAGCAAACGACTCATAATCGTTTGGTCCCAGGTTCGAGTCCTGGTGGGCCCACCTTATCGACAGGAGACTGAATGGATCATCACCTTCTTCCTCTCTATCTGGTGGACCAGGCTCTGCAGCGACTGGAAAAACGGGTTCTTGAGTACCCCAAGAGCCGGGCAGCAATTCTTGCTGACCAGATGCGCCTGAAGGCCGAAGAGTCTCGCCGTCTGGAAGAGATCGAGGAACTTTCCATGAATATCCGCATGATGGAAAGGGACTCCAATTCCAATCGCTCCCGGGTTCGGGAACTTCAGGCGAAGGAGAAGATGATTCTCTCCCTGGAGGCTTCCCGGGCACTTTCCAAGGAGATGAAGCTTCTCGAGGAGAAGGAAGAAGAGCTGGAGTCTTTCCTGATGGAAAGCATGGAGACTCTGGAGAGGATGGAAA is a window encoding:
- a CDS encoding C4-type zinc ribbon domain-containing protein, whose amino-acid sequence is MDHHLLPLYLVDQALQRLEKRVLEYPKSRAAILADQMRLKAEESRRLEEIEELSMNIRMMERDSNSNRSRVRELQAKEKMILSLEASRALSKEMKLLEEKEEELESFLMESMETLERMEREGQLRQGRLEDEKSELREELHRQERGQQETLEDQKRISVERERILESLELSLRRRYSRIYSGLSWTAIASLVNSSCGGCGQRLTPQDVLNIREHGEVMVCESCGRLIIKGDS